In a genomic window of Zonotrichia leucophrys gambelii isolate GWCS_2022_RI unplaced genomic scaffold, RI_Zleu_2.0 Scaffold_71_232695, whole genome shotgun sequence:
- the LOC135460638 gene encoding uncharacterized protein LOC135460638, whose translation FSGDRGRTPRVAGTVRVSIHSKPAPSTSRRSHRVVPDPPRLSDDCRRDLLSRLNVKIIFEGGRVKLEIPEEQIAGIFVIKEVDASPIPEEIEQAVVPWVWESGVPGKSKAAQPVKVELKEGARPVRVKQYPLKLEARRGVAPLIKQFLVQGILQECESEYNTPIFPVKKPNGEYRLVQDLRAINEIVKDIHPVVANPYTLLTSVSEEFKWFSVIDLKDAFFCIPLAVESRKYFAFEWESPDSGRKRQLTWTRLPQGFKLSPTIFGNQLAKELEEWKITQVKISPSLYVVLQYVDDIFLATKERDMCVELTIKLLNMLGQAGYKVSKEKAQLIKNSVIYLGCEITQGQRRLGVNRIEAICAIPLPRNHQELRSFLGMVGWCRLWIMNFGLLAKPLYEALKQHRLEWTTQQKKAFQELKQALKEAPALGLPDLTKEFQLYVNERQKLALGVLTQKVGSWKRPVGYFSKQLDLVSSGWPSCLRAVAATIILIQEARKLTLGAKMKVFVPHMVMAVLEQKGDHWLSSSRMLQYQAILREQDDIEIKTTNHVNPAEFLRSDQEAGGQVHDCVEVIEQVYASRPDLKDEPLEDPEWELYTDGSSFVENGTRYAGYAVVTSDQVIEAKALLPGTSAQKAEVIRLTRALYLSKDKRVNIWTDSKYAFGVVNVHGALWKERGLLNSQGTNIKHREEVLQLLDAVHSPKAVAVMHVRGHQNAEGEVYRRNQFADVTARC comes from the exons TTTTCTGGCGACCGCGGCAGGACTCCGAGGGTTGCTGGGACGGTTCGCGTCTCGATCCACTCCAAGCCGGCGCCGAGCACTTCTCGGAGGAGTCATCGGGTCGTGCCCGACCCCCCGCGCCTGTCGGACGACTGCAGAAG AGACCTATTGTCCCGacttaatgtgaaaataatatttgaagggggaagggtgaAATTGGAGATACCTGAGGAACAAATAGCAGGCATTTTTGTGATTAAGGAAGTAGATGCCTCTCCTATTCCAGAAGAAATTGAGCAGGCTGTAGTACCCTGGGTGTGGGAGTCGGGGGTCCCCGGGAAATCTAAAGCTGCCCAGCCAGTAAAAGTGGAACTTAAGGAAGGGGCCCGACCAGTGAGGGTAAAGCAATACCCCTTGAAGCTTGAGGCAAGGAGGGGAGTAGCCCCgttaattaaacaatttttggTTCAAGGAATATTACAGGAATGTGAATCGGAGTATAATACTccaatttttccagtgaaaaagccTAATGGTGAATATCGTTTGGTACAGGACTTGAGAGCGATTAATGAAATAGTAAAGGACATACATCCAGTTGTTGCTAATCCTTATACATTGTTAACATCTGTATCGGAGGAGTTTAAATGGTTCTCTGTGATTGATCTTAAAGATGCTTTCTTCTGCATCCCACTGGCAGTAGagagtagaaaatattttgccttcgAGTGGGAGAGTCCTGATTCTGGGAGAAAGAGGCAGCTTACGTGGACCAGACTGCCACAAGGGTTTAAGCTCAGCCCCACTATTTTTGGAAATCAACTggccaaggagctggaggaatggaAGATAACCCAGGTAAAAATATCTCCATCCTTGTATGTAGTCCTGCAGTACGTGGACGACATTTTTCTGGCCACTAAGGAAAGGGACATGTGTGTGGAATTAACAATTAAATTACTTAATATGCTTGGCCAAGCAGGGTATAAGGTCTCTAAGGAAAAAGCTCAATTGATCAAAAATAGCGTTATTTATCTCGGTTGTGAGATCACACAAGGGCAGAGACGTTTGGGAGTTAACCGAATAGAGGCAATATGTGCTATTCCTTTGCCTCGTAACCATCAGGAATTGAGATCTTTTCTAGGAATGGTGGGATGGTGTCGACTGTGGATCATGAACTTTGGTCTCCTAGCCAAGCCACTGTATGAGGCCTTGAAGCAGCATCGGTTGGAATGGACGACACAACAAAAGAAGGCCTTCCAGGAATTGAAGCAGGCACTAAAGGAGGCCCCAGCCCTAGGACTCCCTGACCTGACCAAGGAATTCCAGTTATATGTAAATGAGAGGCAAAAACTGGCATTGGGGGTCCTCACCCAGAAGGTGGGATCATGGAAGAGGCCAGTAGGATACTTCTCTAAACAACTGGATTTGGTAAGTTCCGGGTGGCCCTCGTGTTTACGAGCCGTGGCAGCAACAATAATCCTTATTCAGGAGGCCCGGAAATTGACTTTGGGggcaaaaatgaaagtgtttgttCCCCATATGGTCATGGCTGTTTTGGAGCAAAAGGGGGATCACTGGCTATCATCAAGTCGAATGTTGCAATACCAGGCTATCCTGAGAGAACAAGATGATATTGAAATAAAGACTACTAACCATGTTAATCCAGCAGAGTTTTTACGCAGTGACCAGGAGGCTGGGGGACAAGTGCACGATTGCGTGGAAGTAATTGAACAAGTGTATGCCAGCAGACCCGACCTAAAGGATGAACCATTGGAAGACCCTGAATGGGAACTATACACTGATGGATCCAGTTTTGTTGAGAATGGGACTCGCTATGCTGGGTATGCAGTGGTAACATCGGATCAGGTAATAGAAGCAAAGGCTTTGTTACCTGGAACTTCAGCCCAGAAGGCAGAGGTGATTAGACTCACCAGAGCTCTGTACTTGAGCAAGGACAAAAGGGTTAATATCTGGACAGATTCTAAATATGCCTTTGGTGTAGTTAATGTGCATGGGGCGTTATGGAAAGAAAGGGGGCTTTTGAATTCACAGGGAACCAATATCAAGCACCGGGAAGAAGTGCTACAGCTACTGGATGCGGTACATAGTCCCAAAGCAGTTGCAGTAATGCATGTTAGAGGACATCAGAATGCAGAAGGAGAAGTTTACAGAAGAAATCAATTTGCTGATGTTACAGCACG ATGTTAA